In Anthocerotibacter panamensis C109, the sequence ATGAAGCCTTTCTCGTTCGAAATTCTAGTAATGTCTCTTTCCGTGTAGAAGTTGATGGTGGTGGCTTCGAAACAGATTATGATGGAATTTATTTAAATAACTGCGTTCATTGCGTAGTTGATAAGTCAGTGATTCATAATATTTCACATCTCTCTTCCAATAATAGACATGAGGGACATGGTATAGCAGTCTATGCATCGAAGGAAACGAAAATAACTAACAACTTTATTGAGCATAATGGTGGTAATGGAGTCTACATTGGCTCAGCTAACAGCACCTTGATTTCCTCTAACAATATCAATAATAATGGCTTGAGTGGAATACAAATAAATTTCAATATAAATAATTCGCCTACAAAGTACTTCACTATTGAGAAAAACTTCATTAATGACAATCTTGCTGATGGGGTTGATTGCAATAATACGACTTCGCCCTACCATGTCTATGGAAAGGTAATTGGTAATCACTTTAACCGAAATGGTTGGCTTAGCAACAAACCAACTAAAGACGGTAGTGGTGTGGGTACCTACATTAATATTAAAGATATAGAGGTTGTGGAGAATATCTCTGAGGATAGTGCTCAAACAGGTGCTTACTTCTCTGGAAGTTCCAACTTTTTATTAGCCAGAAATACAATTAGCAAATCTCCACTATCTTTAGGAAATGGAATATATATTGAGAATTCTCAGCAAGGATTAATAATCGATAATAGTATTACTTGGGGTTTAGGAATGGAAACTTTTAAGATCTTTGGCTTCACTAAGGATATAAGGGTCGAGAGCAATACAATTTATGGAGAGCTTGTGATAGTAGCTTCTTCAAATCAATCCCTAAGTCATACCAACCTTTACTTTCTCAATAATAAGTACACTTCTAACATGCCTTTCTCCAGTCCTTATGCAACTTTTTCTAATAACACACCCAGTCAAAATCAATGAAAAAAAATTTACTTATTAATGCTTCTAGGGTTGGACGTAATACGACGGGTGTAGCCTCTTTTACTCAATGTTTTATAGAGCAATGTATCAAATCTTTTAAGCATATTGATTTATTCCTTTCAGCCGGGCAAGAAAATATTTATTCCGTTCCTGCTCTTATTGCTCCTAAATGGTTTTCAATTTCCAAGGTTTCATCAAGGCTTCGTCCTATTTTTTGGCTAATTTATGCTACACCTATATTACTTAAGGGAAAAAGGAATGTTCTTTCAACTACTCACCATGTTGTTCCTTATCTCAAGCATCAAGTCATAACAATTCATGATATGAGACTTTATTTTCTACCTGATACCTATCTTCAAAAATTTTATTTTCACAACTTTCTTCCTTTTTTTATCTTGAGCCTAGATGGAATTTTAACTGTTTCGGAAACATCAAAAATAATGATAAGTAAAATTTATAATTACCCCTTAGATAAAATTTACGTTGTTCCTAATTCTCTCGATGTTTCTAGATTCTATCCGAGGCGATCAGATAATCTTAGCACTCATACTTTTCCCTATTTTTTAATCGTAGGTGCTAGCTGGCATCACAAAAATGCTCACGAGTTTCTAGAGCACTCAGACTTGTGGTCTGATCAATATAGACTCAAGATTATTGCATCTCCTGGTCCCTATAAAGATAGTCTAAGACATTTAGTGAATAGGAAAAGAATAGATCACAAAGTTGATTTTCTTTCAAGACTTGAAGAGGAAGGGCTTCTAGTCCTCTACCAGCAGGCTTCAGCTCTGATTTACCCTTCAATTATGGAAGGTTTTGGTATCCCCCCTCTTGAGGCTATGGCTTGTGGTGTACCAACTATTGTCTCGAACATTGATGTTTTCAGGGAGGTTTATGGAAATTCATCCATCTACGTAGAGTTGGGAAGCCGCAAGAGCTGGGTTCAGGCTCTTGACACTCTAAAAGACTCTAAACTTGTTGCAGAGAAAATAAAACTTGGATTTCTTAAAGTTCAGGAGTATTCTAAAGAGCGAATGCAAAGAGAAGTTGTGAGAGCAATACGAAGTATATGGCCAGAGATCGAGCTAAAGTCGCAAAATACAAACCCTACAAGCTATCTATATGATCAGTAGCTCATAGATAACCTCATTCTCTAAAAATTTTGCGGGGAAAGAACCTGATCAAAATCCTCTATTAAATGGTGTGCTGATGACACTTGCTATTATAATCCCTACCCTCAGAGCAGAGCAGGATCTGCAAAGGACTTTACCCTGTATTAGTAAAGTTGTTGACGTAGCGTTAATATGGACAGTTGATTCGTCTTCTGAAGATGGCACCTTAAGCATCTGCAAAAGTTATGGAGTTAATACTTATGTGATTAAACGTGCCGACTTCAACCATGGCGGAACTCGTAACCTTGCCCGTTCCCTTGTCCAGGCTGATATCTTAGTTTACATGACTCAGGATGCCGTCCCAGCCTCAGAGGATTTTATTGAAAAGCTGCTTATTCCTTTCCAAGACCCGCAGGTAGCTATTGTTTATGGTCGTCAGCTTCCCCACCCAGGAGCTGGTCCTCTAGAGGCATTCCCCCGACTCTTTAACTACCCTGATCATAGTTTCGTTAAAAGTAAAGCAGACCTTCCACGTCTAGGTATCAAGACGTTCTTCTGCTCAGACTCGTTTTGTGCCTACCGAGCTACAGCCTGGGATGCTGTAGGGGGCTTTCCCGAACACACGTTGACATGGGAGGATCAACATATTGCCGCCCGATTGATCGCGAAAGGATACAAAATTGCCTATGCTGCTGATGCCCAAGTTTATCATTCCCACAGCTATACTTTAAAACAGGAATTTCAACGCTATTTTGATACGGGCGCATTTTTGAATGGAGAGCGCTGGATGCAGGAATTAGCCGGAGGAGCAGAGGGTGAGGGCTTACGCTTTCTCAAGGCGCAGATAAAGTATTTACAGAATACAGGCAAAACCAGCCTAATACCCTATGCTCTACTAGCTACAGCAGTCAAATATGCAGGTTACCGGGTTGGACAATTAGAACCCTATCTGCCACGTTCTTGGAAGCGTCGGTTGAGCCAACAAAGTTATTTCTGGTGAGCAGAATCTCTTGGCAATCTCTACTAAGGCAAAACTTTGTATACTACACGCTTCACACGCTTTATTCCTGTGCATGACGCGTTGCTGAGTGAGATCAGGTCCTGCATATCCATCTTGCATCACAGCCCCAGCGGAAAATTTTAGCAAGGGGGTATCGATACAGGCTACCCTAAAGGGTGCCAGTAGGTTGACTAGCCTCGAAATACGTAAACTCAGCACCTTACGCAAGAGGTGGCAACAACTTTGGGCATAAATGAACCTTGCAGCTAATTAGGTTGTCCATTTTATTGGAGAGAAGGGGCTAGTGGTGAGGAGTGTGACAGAGGCTGCTTTCGTGAAAAATAGCTGCGTCATTTTTGGGGGTTCTGGATTTATTGGGACCCATCTGACTGAGTACATTCTGGAATTTAATCTCCATGAGCGGGTCTATATTTTAGATTTGGTCCGGCCCCGGATAGACGACCCGCGGGTAGTCTATCAGTACTGTGATGTGCGCCAGTCCATTGAACTGATGGTTGAGAACTGTTCTGTAGTTTACAATCTGGCTGCCCTGAGTAAAGAACCGGGCTATGCCTATTCCGAGTACTTCGACACCAACTATACTGGGGCAGTCCACGTTTGTGCTTTCGCCAAGCGTTTGGGCATTGCGAAACTTATTTTCACGAGCACCATGATGGTTTTTCGGCCCTCAGACGAGAAGATGACTGAGGACAGCCCCACCTACCCTGATACTGCCTACGGAATTTCCAAGCTCCTGGCGGAAAAAGTCCACGAACAGTGGCAGTGTGCAGGGGCGGGGCGGGTTCTGAAAATCGTCCGACCTGCGGTAGTCTTTGGTAAGTATGAAGGCGGTAATTACACCCGTTTGTACCGCACCCTCAAACGCAACTTTTTTTTCTACATCGGACGTAAAACTACGGTCAAGTCCAGTATCTATGTCCGCGACCTAGTTCGTTTCCTGGTCTGGTGTGCCAAAGAACCAACCTCTAAGTCCCTCTATAATTTTGCCTACCCCGAACCATTGACGATTCAGCGCATTGTAGAAGCGCTCTGTACGGTCATGGACCTCAGGCAACCGTTCCTGGTCATCCCCTTCAAGCTGGCACTGTGCTTGGGGTATGGGCTGGAGCTTTTAAGCAATTTAGGGTTGGTAAAGTCAGGGATCCACCACCGCCGTATCGAGAAACTGTACTACTCTACACACATCGTCCCACTCCATTGTCTGCAAACTGATTTCACCTTTGCCTATACCCTGGAGAGCGCCCTTGCCGATTGGCGACATCAATGTGGTGGTAGGGAACTATATTAAAGTCTGTCCCCCGCACCCTGCATATGAAAAAAGCACTCATCACGGGCATTGGGGGCCAAGACGGGGCCTATTTGGCTCGTCTGCTCTTGGCTAAAGGTTACGAAGTTCATGGCACCTCGCGGGATGCAGAGACCGCCTCCTTTACCGGGCTGAACCGTCTGGGTATCCGGGATAAAGTCCAAGTACATTCGATGGCGCTCAATGACTTTCGCAGTGCGATCCAAATCGTCGCGAATACCGCACCCGACGAGATCTACAATCTGGCGGGCCAAAGTTCGGTCGGGCTCTCGTTCGAACAACCCGTGGAAACCCTGGAGAGTATCAGCGTCGGCACGCTCAATTTGCTGGAGGTGATCCGCTTTTTGGGCAAGCCGATCCGTTTTTACAGCGCAGGTTCGAGTGAGTGCTTTGGCGATACAGGGGGGAGATCCGCCGACGAAGAAACGCCCTTTCGTCCCCGTTCGCCCTATGCGGTAGCTAAGTCGGCAGCCTTCTGGCAAGTAGCCAACTACCGTGAAGCCTATGGTCTCTTCGCCTGCTCGGGAATCCTTTTCAATCATGAATCGCCCCTCAGACCCCGGCGATTTGTCACCCAAAAAATTGTCTCTACCGTCTGTCGCATTGCTCAGGGCAGCCAGGAGCAGCTAAATCTGGGCGATATCACCATCCGCCGGGATTGGGGTTGGGCTCCAGAGTACGTCGAGGCGATGTGGCTGATGCTCCAGCAACAGCACCCCCATGACTTTGTGATTGCCACTGGGGTACACTATAGCCTGCAAGAATTTATCGAACAGGTGTTTGCTGGTTTAAATCTGGATTGGCGCGAGCATGTGGTCCTCAACCAAAAATTGTTGCGCCCCACCGATATTGCCATCAGCGTGGGCAATCCCCGCAAAGCCCGTGAGATCTTAGGTTGGGAGGCACAAGCAAAGATGAAAGAAGTGGTGCACATGATGCTACAGGCAGAAACTTCAGGTACCCTGGTTCATAATCCATCGTCCTAACCCCCCAGGAGCAGTCATGAAACGAGCGCTGATTACCGGTATTACAGGACAAGACGGTTCCTATCTGACGGAACTCTTACTCGGTAAAGGCTATGAGGTCCATGGCATTACCCGCCGCTCCAGTACTTTTAACACCGACCGGGTAGACCATCTCTACCGCGATCCCCATGACCCGGACGCCCGCATGTTCTTTCACTATGGGGACCTGGCCGACGGCACCGGGCTGAGGTCGATTTTGGAAAAAGTCCAACCTGACGAGGTTTATAATCTGGCGGCTCAATCGCATGTGGCGGTCTCGTTTCAGCAGCCGGAGTACACGGTGGATGTGGATGGCGTGGGCGTCTTGCGTCTGCTAGATGCCATCCGCGACTACGTCAAGCGCACGGGCAACGACCTGCGTTTTTATCAAGCCGGGACCTCCGAGATGTTTGGAGCTTCACCGCCCCCACAGTCGGAGACCACGCCCTTTTACCCGCGCTCCCCCTACGCTGCGGCCAAGGTCTACGCCTACTGGCAGACGGTCAACTACCGGGAAGCTTACGGCCTCTATGCCTCCAATGGCATTCTCTTTAATCACGAGTCTGAGCGCCGGGGCGAGACTTTTGTCACCCGCAAGATCACTCGGGCAGCGGCGCGTATCAAACTGGGCATCCAGAACAAGCTCTACCTGGGAAATCTCGACGCCAAGCGCGACTGGGGCCATGCTCAGGACTACGTTGAGGCGATGTGGCTGATGCTCCAGCAGGATGAACCCGGAGACTACGTAGTAGCGACCGGCGAATCCTACTCCGTGCGGGAATTCGTTGAGCGGGTCTTCACCCGCTTGGACCTCGACTGGCAGCAGTACGTAAAAATTGACCCGAGGTACTTCCGGCCTACGGAAGTGGAGTACCTGTGGGGAGACCCGACTAAGGCCAAAATCAAATTAGGCTGGAAGCCCAAAGTCACTATCGATGAATTGGTGCAGCGGATGGTAGACCACGACCTAGAGCTAGCGCAGCAGGAGCGGACGCTCAAGGACGCTGGCTATGTCGTGGCTCTACGCGGGATCGCCAATGACTAGCAGAGTCTCGTCTCTGAAAAGTTTCACAGAGGGCAAGATGGATGGAGATGGATAGAGCCGCTCGGGTCTATCTAGCGGGGCATCGGGGATTGGTCGGAGGTGCGCTCCTCAGCAAACTCCAAAGCCTGGGGTATGCCAACATCCTCACACGTACCCATACCGAGTTGGATCTGTGCGACCAAGCGCAGGTCCAACAATTTTTTGCAGAAAATCGCCCCGAGTATGTATTTCTAGCGGCGGCCCGAGTGGGTGGGATTTTGGCTAATAGCACCTATCCGGCGCAGTTCATCTATGACAATCTGATGATTGCCGCCAACGTCATTCATGCGTCCCACGTTTTTGGGGTCAAAAAGCTGCTCAACCTGGGCAGCAGTTGTATCTATCCGCGCCTTGCCCCGCAACCGCTCAAGGAGGAGTACCTCCTCACTGGCCCGCTGGAAGATACCAACCGGGCCTACGCTGTGGCTAAGATAGCTGCTATCGAACTATGCGACCACTACCGTACTCAGTATGGGTCGGATTTTATCTCGGCGATGCCCACCAATCTCTATGGCCCCGGAGATAATTTTGACCTCGCCAGTAGCCATGTGCTCCCAGCCTTACTGCGTAAAATGGTGGAGGCCAAAACCAACCACCAATCGGAGGTCGTGATCTGGGGGAGCGGTACGCCCCGGCGAGAGTTTCTCTATGTAGAAGACCTCGCGGACGCCTGTATTTTTTTGATGGATCATTTTTCTGAACCTGGACCCATTAATATCGGGACGGGAGGAGACTTAAGTATCCGCGAACTGGCTCTTATGATTAAAGACATTGTGGGTTATTCCGGGGCATTAGTTTTTGATGCGAGTAAGCCCGATGGGACGCCGCGCAAACTCATGGATATCTCACGGCTGAGACAGGCAGGTTGGCAAGCTCATGTCGTCCTCCCTGAGGGAATTCAACGAACCCTTGCTTGGTACCTGGTTCACCAATAGAGCGCTGGAGTCCCATTGAATTGACCCCGCCCCGTAGAATCACGGTATTGTCCAGGTTGATCTCATTTCCATAAGGCGTTAGGCTGCTTCAAGGAAAAATATTGGGATCATACTTTCTAGCACGGCTTGAGTATGTTCCTCTTAATACACTCAATCCAACTCGCTTGCACATGCTTAAAGAACCCCCCTTAACCCTGTGATGCCGTATACCCCTTCTGTGGCTAGCCCAACCGACTTGCGTGCTCCCGTCATTACCAAGCTGCGCCAGGGGATCGGTGTTGGCTCCTTGCGCGTCGTTGTCCTGGTCGGCCTTGATACGCTGCTGATCTCCCTAGCTTGGAGCCTTGCTCAGGTGTGGGGGACGCCTGTCATGCCCCTCCAACTTTGGAATGTCAATCAGAAGCCTGGATTACTGCTACCCATTTTGCTCGTGACCCTTGGCTTGGTGGCAGCTTCGGGCTTTTATGGCAACGACACCAAACGCCGAGACCTCTGGGGTCTGATCAAAGTGCTCACCCTGGGTCAGGCGGTACTTTTGCTGGTCGCCTTCCTCTACCAACCTGGTCTACTGGTTATTTCTCGATCAAGTTTTATCCTCTCCTGGTTGTTGACGCTGATTCTGGTCTGTAGTGGTCGGATGGTCGTAGACTTGCTCATCCGTTATCTGCGTCGCCAAGGGGCTGCTCGCTGGCCTATCTTTCTCATCGGCCATCCTGAAGACACCCAGCGTGCTTGCAAGCTGCTTGCTACCCAGGAACGTTATAAGGTGCTCGGTCAGACCGATTTAGCGACTGCCTCCAACACCGAATGGAGCGCCACCCTCGAACATATCCGGCAGTTGGGCGTCAGCGAAGTCTTCGTCTGCTCCTGGCAAGCACTCCCCGAACCCATGTTTGTCTACTGGGACCTCCAGCGCTCCGGCATCCGCCTGCGCGTCCTACCCATGGGCCTCGAACTCCCCCGCCGCCGCGCCGAGGTCAAAATGTTGGGCTCCTTGCCCACCATCCAATTCGCCCTGCCCTCTATCATCGGCTCCGACTTCTGGCTCAAGCGCGGCTTCGATCTGGTCGTCGCCTCCTTGATTCTGCTCGTGCTCGGCCCGCTCTACTGCGCCATTGCCCTGTGGATCAAGCGCGACTCCCCTGGACCAGTCTTCTATCGCCAGACACGCATTGGGCTCAAGGGCCAACCCTTCAAGGTCTGGAAGTTCCGCACGATGGTCTGTGATGCCGAAGCCCTGCAAAAAGAACTGGAGGCCAGCAATGAGATGAAAGACGGGGTGCTCTTCAAAATGAAGGAGGACCCACGCATCACGGGCATTGGTAAATTCCTAAGGCGCTACAGTCTGGACGAATTGCCGCAGGTCTTTAATGTGCTCGCTGGGGAGATGAGTTTGGTGGGGCCACGCCCGTTCCCGATGCGCGATGTGGAGCGCTTCAGCACCCATCACTTCATCCGGCAGGAGGTCTTGCCGGGGATCACAGGGCTGTGGCAGGTGTCGGGTCGGTCGGACATAGTGGACTTTGAGGATGTGGTGCGGCTGGATGTGGCGTATATCCAGAACTGGTCGCTGGCTTTGGATTTCGAGATCCTGCTCCAGACCATCAAAGTCGTCCTGGCGAAACAGGGGGCCTACTAAAGGCAGTCATCTTCCTTTAAGCTGGTCGTACCTGTTTTTTAGTCCTTGTATTTTTGTGCAGTGAACCCCATGAACCCTACCTTTTACCTTTGGTCATCTATATCCAGAGCCAGCCTCCTGGCTCTAGCCGTTCTTATGGGCGGCATGGTCGAGGCCCAAACTGCGACGCCTGTCAGTCTACCTCCCTTGCGGCCCCTTCCTAGCCCGCCTCCGCAGCCTTCGTTTCAGACCCTACCCCTCCAGCAACCGAGCCCACCACTCCAGATTGATAATGCCCAATCCTCCCTCCAGGACCAGCGCAACAACGATCCGACAACCAACAGCCGCGGGAATGCGAGCAATCCTAAACCCAAAGAAGCTCCGGTCCGAGAACGTAATGAATTCCAGGACCTGGTCACCTCTTCGCTGAACCAGGAATTGCCGATGTTCGGGTACAACCTGTTCACGGATACCCCTTCGACTTTCGCCCCTGTGGACCAAGTCCCGGCCCCTGCCGACTATATTCTTGGCCCTGGGGATGAAATCCTGCTCAGAGGTTGGGGGCAGATCGATGTTAACTTCAGCGCCGTCATCGACCGCAGTGGCAATTTCTATGTGCCGAAAGTAGGAAATGTCAGCGTTGCAGGACTTAAGTTCCGAGACCTCCAAGGCGTCCTCAAAACCGCCATTGGCCGCAATTTCCGAAATTTTGAGATCAGTACAAGTCTGGGACAGCTACGAACCATTCCGGTCTTTGTGGTCGGGCAAGCCGCGCAACCTGGGCGGTATACGGTGAGTTCCCTGAGTACCCTCGTCAGTGCTATTTTTGCCGCTGGTGGCCCCACGACAAAAGGATCGATGCGCAGCGTCCAGCTCAAGCGCAATGGTCGGGTGATCACAGATTTTGATATGTATGACCTGCTTTTGCGCGGGGATAAATCTAAAGATGTCAACCTCCAACCAGGGGATGTCATCTATTTCCGGCCCATTGGTCCCCTTGCGGCGGTGAGCGGGAGCGTTAATAACCCAGCTATCTTTGAACTCAAGCTGAGCGCTAGCCGGTCCCGTCCCTTTACGCTCCAGGACACCTTGGTGGACGGTAGAGGCTCAGCACGCCTAGGCGTCCAGGCCAGCCAGAGCAAGAGTCAGGCTACCCTGCGCGACCTGCTAGGACTGGCTGGGGGCTTGGGTACGACAGCTTCTGGGCAGCGTGCGGCGGTCGAACGTATTGCTGATCGAGCCCTGCGGCGAGTAGATGAATTTCCGCTGGACAACGACGGACTACAACGGGTGATCCAAGACGGCGATCTGATCACCATCCAGCCCGTTTCCTTGCGTTTTGAGAATGCCATTACGCTCAAGGGCAATGTAGAAAAGCCGTCGCGCTATTCCTATCACCCAGGGATGCGTATCAGTGATGTCATCACCAGCGAACGGATGCTCGTTCCGCGCTCCTATTACCTGGGCAAAAATCAGTTGACGCTACAGCCTAAAGAAACCCTGGCGCTGCAACTAGACAGTTCATCCGGGAGTTCTACGCCAGCGTCTGAGGATCTGCCTGCCTCACAGACAGACATCCGACCTGCACGATCCGAAGTCAATTGGGATTACGCAGTTATTGAGCGCCAACAGAAATCAGACCTCTCCACAAAACTGCTGGCCTTTAACCTTGGACTGGCTGTGCGCCAGCGCGACCCCGACCAAAATCTCCCCCTAGAACCTGGCGATGTCATCACGGTCTTCTCTAAGGACGATATCCAAGTCCCGAAGGCCAAACAGACTGTCTTTGTCTCGTTGACGGGTGAGTTTAATGCCCCTGGAGTTTATCAAGCACTCCCCAACGAAACCCTGCGCCACCTCATCTCCCGGATCGGGGGGGTCACGAGCAATGCCTACCTCTATGGAGCCAGCCTCACGCGCGTCTCTGTTCGTCAGTCCCAGCAGCGCAATCTGAACGAGGCGCTGAATCGCCTGGAGAGCGAGGTGACGACCAATGCCACGCTAGGGGCCAAGCGCAATGAGCAGCCTGAAGCCTTTGCAGCCCGCGTCAAGGGTCAACAAGAACTGGTCGCCCGACTCCGTCAGGTCAAGGCCAAGGGTCGGCTAGTCCTCGACCTTGAACCGGAGCGCAATCGCCTGGAAGACCTCCCGGACATCCCCCTTGAGGATGGCGATAATTTTTATGTTCCTCCTCAGCTCGGTGTCGTCAGCGTGTTTGGTCAGGTCTACAACCAAAATACCTTCATCTACAAACCGGGCGAAACCGTCAATTACTATCTGAATAAGGCCGGGGGCATCACCCGGAACGCCGATGGTGGCAGTGCCTATGTCTTGCGGGCCGATGGTTCGGTCTTGAGTAGGCAGCAAGTCAGTGGCGGGGGGCTGTTTGGCGGCGGCGGGAATTTTGAAGCGACCCGACTCATGCCTGGAGATACGCTGGTCATTCCTGAGGAACTCAATCGCGCCGATACCGTCGCAGATCTCAAAGATGTGGCCCAGATCATCTTCCAGTTTGCGGTGGCCGCGAGTGTTGTGTTGCGTTAGTCTTTTGTCTCCCGTAGGTAAGCTGCCATGAAAAACCTCACCCAGAGCCAGACCCCGGCCTTAATCGAAGAGGAAGAAGGGTCTGGCATCAGTCTGCTCGACCTTTTCATCGTCCTGGCCTACCACAAAAAGGCTATCCTCCTCGCGACGCTAGGGAGTGTCATTCTGGCCTTGGGCTTGAGTTTCCTCCTCCCGGACACCTATACCGCTGAGACCACCATCCTCCCGCCACCCAAAAAAGCCGCTGGGGCTTCGGCTTTGTTAGGTAGTTTGGGGGGGCTGGGCGACCTCTCTGGTTCTTTGGGCCTCAATGACCAGAGCAAGCTCTACGTGGGGATGCTCACCAGTCGGACGGTGGCAGACCGTTTGATTGAGCGCTTTAAGCTCAAGGTGGTTTGGGACATGAAAACCTTGGCAGATACCCGCAAGGCTCTAGAGTCCTCAACCACCATCACAGCGGGCAAGGACAGCATCATTGCCATCGAAGTCGAAGACAAAGACCCCCAACGCGTGGCTCAATTGGCTAATGGTTATGTTGAGGAGTTGTACAAACTCACCCAGACCTTGGCGGTGACTGAAGCCTCCCAACGCAGGCTCTTTTTTGAGAAACAGCTCAAGATCGCCAAAGAAGGACTCGCTAACGCCGAAGTCGCGCTCAAAAAGACCCAAGAGAAAACGGGCCTAATCGAGATTGACAACCAAGCCCGCGTCATCCTAGAAGCCATTGCCACGCTCCGGGCCCAGGTAGCAGCCAAAGAGGTAGAGCTAGGAGCCATGCGAACCGCAACCACCACCCAAAACCCCGACTACATCCGCGTCCAGGAAGAGCTTAAAGGACTCAAGGCCCAACAGATCAAGTTGGAGCAGAGCCAGAACAAGCGTGGCGATATTTTTGTGGCTTCTGGGAAAGTCCCCGAAGCGAGCCTGGAATATCTACGGGCGGTGCGGGATGTGAAGTACTATGAAAAGATTTTTGAGTTTACTGCTCAACAGTTTGAAGTAGCCAAGATTGATGAAGCGCGGGATTCTTCGCTGGTCCAAGTTCTTGATCAGGCGATTCCTCCTGAGAAAAAATCCGGCCCCAAGCGCTTGCAGATTACCCTTGTCGTAGGGCTCGTGGCGCTTATTCTGAGTGTGTTCTGGGCCTTTGCCAACAGCGCCTATCAACAGATGCAAGCCAATCCAGAACAAGCCCTGCGCCTCCAGGAATTGCGCGGCCTACTCTGGGGCTCCAAAAGGGGTCGTTCGTGAACAGGGTGTGTGCACGTCCAATCCGTAATACACTGAAACAAAAGACGTGCCGGCATTTAGGGGATACCAATGGTTAGCATCCGACCCGACGAAATCAGCAGCATTATCAAGGATCAAATCGCCCAGTATAACCAGGACCTCCAGGTTGCCAATGTGGGTACTGTTTTGGAGGTCGGGGACGGCATCGCACGTATCTATGGCCTAGAGAAAGCCATGGCCCAAGAACTGCTCGAGTTTGAGGACGGCACGATTGGAATCGCCCTCAACCTTGAAGAAGACAATGTCGGAGCCGTTTTGCTTGGGGATGGGCGCAAGATTCGAGAAGGTTCTCAGGTCAAAGCCACCGGGCGCATCGCGGAAGTCCCCACTGGAGAGAGTCTGGTTGGTCGTGTGGTCAATGCTCTAGGGATTCCTATGGATGGCAAAGGTCCCCTCAGCGGCATCACCCCCCAACTGCTGGAGGCCATGGCCCCAGGCATCATCAAGCGCAAATCGGTCTGCGAACCCCTACAAACTGGAATCACCGCCATCGACGCTATGATCCCCATCGGGCGGGGTCAGCGTGAACTGATTATCGGCGACCGTCAGACGGGTAAAACTACCGTCGCCATTGACACCATTCTCAACCAGAAAGGCTCTGGGGTCATCTGCATCTATGTCGCCATCGGTCAGAAAGCCTCGACCGTGGCCCAAATTTACGGCACCCTCCAGGCGAAAGGTGCGATGGACTACACGATTATCGTGTCCGCCAACGCCTCCGACCCCGCCGCCCTCCAGTTCCTTGCGCCCTATGCTGGAGCGGCTATGGGCGAGTACTTCATGTACAAAGGGCAAGCGGTCCTCATCATCTATGACGACCTCTCCAAGCAAGCCGCAGCCTACCGGCAGATGTCTTTGTTGCTACGCCGTCCGCCGGGGCGAGAAGCCTATCCAGGCGATGTATTCTACCTGCACTCGCGGCTTCTTGAGCGGGCAGCCAAGCTCTCCGATGCTCTGGGCGGGGGTTCGATGACAGCCCTACCTATTATCGAGACCCAGGCTGGAGATGTCTCTGCCTATATTCCGACGAACGTCATCTCGATCACAGACGGTCAGATCTTCTTGGAGTCGGACCTCTTCAACTCTGGAGTCCGTCCTGCCATCAACGCCGGGATCTCAGTC encodes:
- the atpA gene encoding F0F1 ATP synthase subunit alpha; this encodes MVSIRPDEISSIIKDQIAQYNQDLQVANVGTVLEVGDGIARIYGLEKAMAQELLEFEDGTIGIALNLEEDNVGAVLLGDGRKIREGSQVKATGRIAEVPTGESLVGRVVNALGIPMDGKGPLSGITPQLLEAMAPGIIKRKSVCEPLQTGITAIDAMIPIGRGQRELIIGDRQTGKTTVAIDTILNQKGSGVICIYVAIGQKASTVAQIYGTLQAKGAMDYTIIVSANASDPAALQFLAPYAGAAMGEYFMYKGQAVLIIYDDLSKQAAAYRQMSLLLRRPPGREAYPGDVFYLHSRLLERAAKLSDALGGGSMTALPIIETQAGDVSAYIPTNVISITDGQIFLESDLFNSGVRPAINAGISVSRVGGAAQIKAMKKVAGKLRLELAQFSELEAFSQFASDLDKATQQQLARGQRLREILKQPQYTPLAVWDQVAIIYAATNGYMDEVPLKSVGKFKDQFLQYLTKSVPEYATQVKASNDLKPDTEALLKKALTDFGKGFKAA
- a CDS encoding GumC family protein translates to MKNLTQSQTPALIEEEEGSGISLLDLFIVLAYHKKAILLATLGSVILALGLSFLLPDTYTAETTILPPPKKAAGASALLGSLGGLGDLSGSLGLNDQSKLYVGMLTSRTVADRLIERFKLKVVWDMKTLADTRKALESSTTITAGKDSIIAIEVEDKDPQRVAQLANGYVEELYKLTQTLAVTEASQRRLFFEKQLKIAKEGLANAEVALKKTQEKTGLIEIDNQARVILEAIATLRAQVAAKEVELGAMRTATTTQNPDYIRVQEELKGLKAQQIKLEQSQNKRGDIFVASGKVPEASLEYLRAVRDVKYYEKIFEFTAQQFEVAKIDEARDSSLVQVLDQAIPPEKKSGPKRLQITLVVGLVALILSVFWAFANSAYQQMQANPEQALRLQELRGLLWGSKRGRS